From the genome of Prunus persica cultivar Lovell chromosome G8, Prunus_persica_NCBIv2, whole genome shotgun sequence:
TTTTCTACTTCGAAAGTGGGCAAGGGTTAGTTGCTTGCCAGGGGCTGACCCGGTAGGAGGAAGTCTTATGGGTAATATCTTTAGAGGTGGTGGGCATTCCACTGCCTTGAAATTTCCTTCCCTTCCAAAGTGTCAAGTATATAGCTTCCTCTGCCCCTAGACTGCTGATCATGTGCGGAGGAATGATTGCTTTAGTTCCATAGGCGAGGGAAAATGAGGTTTCACCGGTTGATCTCCGTTTGGTGCATTACAAGAAAAAACCTTTTTTGTGACCAAATTTTCTGTAGCCAACCAAGTTTTGGTGGCCAAAGAAGCTTACGGGagagaaaattatacaatttggtTGCCAAAGGTTTCGTCAACTATAAGACTTCAGCCAACTAAATGGCGACCACAGTACTCCAAGGAGCTCATCTACCCATTTCCCTTCAGTGCGTTCTAGTCTCTTTTTTAGGCAATCCAGTATAATTTTGTTAGATGCCTTAGCTGGCCATTGCCCTGCGAATACCTTGGGGTAGACATGTTCTGCTTGATGCCATATTTGGTAGAGAAGGTGTTAATCTGCTTGCCGATAACTTGTGAGCCATTGTCGGTAACCAGTGATTGTGGACAACCAAACCGGCAGATAATGTTTTTCCAGACAAATCGTTCCACGTCGGCTGTTTTAGTATGATATGGGAATGAGCTTGTTATCTTACAGCCTTCTACTAAACCTTTCTAGCTTCAGATTCATCTTTAGACAGATTTCCATTTGCCAGGTAGtcgatgatggggtcttgcTAGCTAGGGTCCTTATTAATCTGCATTGAGTCAATCTGCTCAATCTTTTCAATGCTAGGTCGGTCAAGGTGTTCGACTGGGATGGAGCTTCTGAATTGAGTGTTCAATGCTAATTTTAGGCTTGCCAATGCGATGGCATGAGTGTTTTCTGCCCGGGGACCCTGTTGGATAGTGTAAGTGGGAAACCCCATGAAAAGCGTTTGGACTTTGCCAATGCATCAGCATGAGTGTTTTTTTCGATGTTTTGCCATGTACTCTCCTGAAGCTTGATCCTCGTATTCTGCTTCGTTGTTTGACACTAGAAAGCACAGCGTGACAGCTTGTTCGCACAAAGTTCCGTTTGGGGTGACTATGACGACGCCTGCCCTAGCTCCCTTGTCATTTGATGTTCCGTCTGCACGTAACTGCCACATGTTGTTGGCAAGTTTGGATCGGTGGGGGAGGTATCGTCtactttttccttattttttgtgACCACCTCTCTTCTTTGGCTGTAACAGTGAACTCTAAGAGCAAATTTGCTAAAGCCTAGGAGGCCGGTAGAGGACGTCATATTGACTGAGTTTGGTAGCCCATTTCTTGAGTCTTTGAGAAGCGTCCAGGCTGTGAAAGatcgatctcaaaggaaattttGATAGGATGATTATCCGGTGAGATTGTTAGTAGGGCCTTAATTTTCTCACGGAAACTACAAGAGATAAAATTAGCCTCTCCTTTTTGGATACCGATTCTTTACgtcgaggagagcttttgatATGTAGAATACCAGATGTTGTGCCTCCAGCTCTTCTCGGATAAGAGCTAAGCTGACTGTTGAGTTGGACACTACCAGGTAGATGAACAAATCTTCGCCTGGTATTGGTTTTGATAGTAAGGGAGGCGAAGTGAGGTATGTCTTCAAGTTTTTAAAAGCTACTTCACACTCTCCGTCCTATTTGTCTATTTGTCTTTTTGTCCTTTCTTCAAGACTTTGAAGAATGGCCTGCAGAGAGCTGTTGTTCTACCCGTTAGACTTAGTATCTCCTTTGTTGTAGCAGGTGAATTTATGTTGAGGATgactttgatttgatttgaatgtGCCTCGATGCCTCTTTAGGTCACTAAATATCCCAAGAATTGGCCGAATGATATTCCAAATGTGCATTTGCTCATATTCAACTTCATGTTGTATTTTCGAAGCAGACTGAATGCTTCGGTAATAATCTTGATGTGGTCTGCTCGTTGGGGAgctttgactagcatgtcgtctacgtagacctccatagtcTTGCTAATTTGCTCCTTCAAATTTTTGTTCACCAGCCTTTAGTACGTTGCTCCGACGTTCTTCAGCCTGAAGGGATGACTTTGTAGCAATATGTACCCCTTTCTATGATGATCAATGAGGTTTTTGCTTTGTCGTCTTCATGCATTATGATCTGATTATAGCCggagtaggcgtccatgaagcttagCACAGGTACTTATCTTTTTTTGCTACTAGAACAACGAGCCATTCTACGTAGGAGACTTCTTTACTGAAACTTGCAGCTAGAAGCTTGTCAATCTCAGCCTCAATGATGGCAACTCGCTTGGGAGCGAAGTTGCACCTTTTTTGTGCTACTGGTTTGAAGGCTAGGTTGATGTGAAGGCGATGACAGTTGATATGAGGATCATTCCCTGGCATGTCAGATGGCGTCCATGCGAATACATGTTTGTTTTCCTAGAGGAAGCCTGCATGCTCTGCCTTCTCCTCTGGGCTTAGCCGCGAGCTGATCTGCACTTTTATCTCTGGCTTGTCAGGATCAAGGGGTACTAGCTTGACGTTCTCTTCGggcttccatccttcttcacGAGAGCCCTCCAGATGGATTCCTTATGCTTGGTCCTGATTCTATAATTGCTATTAGGAAGTagctcttccttttcctttcttgtcTGCTTGACTGTCAGGAATGGGCTCTGCTTTCTCCTTAGTTTGTTCTGCTCCTTTCAGATCTGCTTGATTCACAGGGAGGAATTGTGTTTGCTTGCTTTTCTTCAACTCTTGAACTAAGCATTTTCTCACTATTGCCCAATCACTGTTGATTTGGTCGATTCCGCCCCTAAGGATTAGGTACCGGATTTTCTGATGTGTGGCGGATGTGATGGCGTTGATCTTGCCAATCCATGGTCTGCCCAGGATGTCATTATAGGGGGAGACTTTGTCAATGACCATGAAGGTTTGCCAGCTGATTACTGTTGGAGAGTAGACGTCGAGGTCTATCTTGCCCATTGTAACCGTTGTTGGGCCATTGAAGCCGGTCAGTGACCTAGCTgatttgtttatctttgtctCCAGACCCATCAGTTGGATGACCTCCAATCGTAGGATGTTGGCTACACTGCCCTCGTTTGAGTAGATTCGGTCGGACACGGCCTGAGCGATTTGAATATTGATGACAAGGGCGTCATTGTGCAGCATATTGAGGCCgattaagtttttcttttggaagccgATCACGGGATCGTCTTCCGCTGGTGGGAGGCTAGTTGAGATTTAGGAGATCATAGTGGCCTTTCtaatcttcattttcttttctttgttggtgaCAGGACCTGACCCGAATTCCTCCTAGGAACTCTTGTCGAATCCTATTACATATTCCGGCACCCAAACGATGCCGAACTCACTGCTAACTTTACACCTCTCACCTGTACTTTAAGAAAAATGCATTGagacttctaccgaaatttcAGCATAGTCTTCCTTGCAAAATGAACTTTTCCCACACTAACACCtataacaacaacaatctAATAATCCCAACTAGCACACACAAATTTCATATGGCCTCCTGCCTCAAATTCAGTCTCCAATGGGAAATATCAGAGCAACTACTTGAGTTAAATTTACAAAGTTAGTTTCCAAATAAACAAcgaaaatggaaaatgaagtttcctACTAGGTAGAACTACAAGGACTTCACCGATGTCGGAGTAGCTTACGTGATCATCCGAACTCTGAGCTGTCTACTTCCTGGGGCCGCAAAACAGTAaaagtgtgagtggacaaaaagaaagtttttcTTGAACCTAATTATACAAAACATACTAACCACTCTGTTTTCGCAAACCTTTGGAAAACTCACTAAAACACATGCAAGTATACGTACTGGAACAACATATAATCAATACATATGTAGGTAAAATAAACTCGGAATTAACTGGTAAGTAAAATACAATTGACCCAAATCTTGTACTTCAAACAACATTTAAATCCAATACATCGAGtaaacttaaaatataattcaacaaaaatcaagTTTCAAACCATtctttgaattaaataaatcaAGCAAGCTGAAAATACAATTCAACCGAAATCTAGTCtcaatccaattcatacaaaaACTCTCCACCCAAGTATACCTATGGGGGAAAATCCTAGCCGAATACCCACATAAGCAGGTACATGCAATTCGCTGGGCGGACACCTACAAAATAACCTTACTGTAGGTATAAGCAAACTATTGGCCGGACACCTGCGCAGTCAACACAAGCACATGCGATGTACTCTAGTCAGACACCTACAAAGTAGTATCTATATAGGTACATGCAATTCTAGTCATATgtgtttgtgaaaataatctcgagggagaatattcgcttctagatccttcaaccttcgatcttccttctctctcttcctcgattcctgtaaaaaagattggagtaaaacaatagctaagcaaagggtacggagtttaTGTATGGTATGAACctttccccaatttgtaccatcaatgttgttggatttggcatctcttctttgttcttcacttgcatgttaatttttgcttgggtatatatatgttaaaaaacaaatgaaaatcaagtcaaTAACATATCAATAACATATCAATAACATGTTaataatgatatgaataagataatggtgttgaattggaggaggccctcaaaaccttccacatttgaagcagtgcagAGTGCAGAGTACCTCTCTGGCgctagaatttatatattttttgaaataaatattatttcatttttttactaAATTTGGCTGTGAAAAATgagaacagataataataaactcatgaataaaaatgcaaagcatttgaaataAAGGCTGATCTATGACGATTGTGGCTGACTGAAGAAAAagctagaaagaaagaaggatgtGGCAATGCTTCCTTCCActgtatttcttatttatttattgatttattttgtgttgtcTATGAGATGACAATAGTTGTCATGTGTGTAAAGTGCAGAACTTGCCTAGATTGCACTCACACTCACTCATGCATCAACCATTGATTGGAGTTtggatccataaataaaacacatgaaattgtttgtaattcacataatcattgcattaacaagtatttgcacaaaatttgtcATATTGCTTTGATGATGTTAGAGCCTGTGATCAGTAATCCCTATGCTCATGTactttgtaaaatttgtaatgTGCCTGGTTGACTAGTTGTGTAAATACCAATGTGATTGTGCAAATACGTGGTAGTATATGTGTTCACGTTATTTCATCTTGTATTTCAGGAAATGGGATCCAACGTGGAGCTGGTATGGCTAGAGTCAGAGGCATATTCGTCACGTGTGAACAACTGCTCACATGCAAATTCATCTCTAGCTGCAATTCGAGCGAAGTTGAGTGCTGAACAATTAGAAAAATTCAAGACATCATGCTTTGGCCATCTTCTGAATATAGATAAGATTCAGTTTAGCGGGCAGATTGTGCATGGGGTTATGTTACGTAGAGTAGCGGGGCAGGGTGTGAAAGACTTGGATGGACTGAGTTTCTTAATAGGGTGTGACGTTGCTCAGTTCACTCGTCAGGATTTCTGTTTGATCACAGGGCTTCATTTTGGGGAAGTGCCTGAAGTTTCCAGTGGAGAGAGTGATGAAATTAGacttcaaaaaatatattttatagacGAAGGAATTACATGTAATGCTTTAGAAGAAGTATTTCTGAGGTGCACAGAGGAAGATGACATCTACAAGCTAGCTCTTATTTACTTTGCTGAGTTAGTGGTTTTGGGAAGGGACAAACATTTGAACATCAATCTAAATTACCTGACCCTTGTAGAGGACTTGGATGCATTCAACAGGTATCCGTGGGGTTTGGTGTCCTTTGACAAAACCCAAGacagtctattttctgcaCCAAGAAAGTATGTGAAAAgctttgaaaataaagagggaagagggaagagggaagagggaagagggaaggggAAAAGTAAGGTAACGGGAACAAGCCGGAGAAATGAGAAGGGCAAGAACGATAAGCATGGTGAAGTGCAAAGGGGTGgctggagttttaaaggtttcaCATATGCTTTCCAGGTACATGGTAATAATGTTCATGTCAGTTATGTTTTGTGGActttaaaacttaaataatGACTTTTGTCCTGTGAATTGTGTAGATTTGGgtatatgaattaattcctAGAATGGTGGACCTGAATTACTGCAAGATTGTTGATCCGACAGCTGTCCTGCATATTTTGCAATGGAGAACTACTACGTCTGTTCCCGAGATGAGAAAgttgaacaattatttttttcagagCAAAGAGGTTTGGTTTGCAGCCTTCGGGAACTATTTATAATattcaatgaaattatgaagtaGAATGATTGAATATGACTCTTGTTTGTATTCTGAAACAGTCAGTTCAGTTACGGGCACTATGTCCGAGTGAAGAGGAAGTGAGACAACCATATTGGAGTTGGCCACAGGATCGCCCTGCTGTTGTCTCGGCAGAgtcaattccttcttcatgTGCTGACCTTGATGAGTTGAACAAGGTGGTAAGCTTGTTGAGGTTCGAGTTGTTTCAAGTAAAGCGGGAAAAGGACGTCCTTGAGTTAAAGGTCATACAGATGGAAAACCTTTTGGACCACTGTTTAGGTCCTCAGTTCGAGCAGGAGGTAAGGAAGGACCTAGCTTTACTGAAAAAGAGGACGAATCGTTGTGTCATCTCACATCTATTTAAGGGAAGTAAGGAAATGGATGATATTCAATGGGATGAAGGGCCAAGTaacagaaatgagggagaggaaaagaaagatgaaGGGATTGAAGGGGGTAAAGTGCAAGGAAATCCAAGTGAGGTAGAGGAAgctcaaaggaaaagaagtgaGGGAgagcaagtgaaaataaaaagaagcaaGGGAGAGGAAGCGCAAAGAAAGAGCAGTAAGGGAGaggaagtgaaaaaaaaaagcagtaAGGGAGAGGAActgcaaagaaaaagcagtgAGGAAGAGGATccgcaaagaaaaagaagggaggGCAAGGAagtaaaaagacaaagaagtgaggaaaaggaagtgcaaagaaaccaatgtgagaaagaagataatgaagttaTGTTGCTTGGCGATGACATTGGCGAGAGCACGGAGGGGACAAAGGTTGAGTTTACTCTCGGGGACATTTGGTTGAATGATGAAGGTAAAGCTGTGGAACAAGGGGTCCAATTacggaagaggaagaggatcaTTCCTATGTGGAAGATCATTGAAGGTAGTGAATTGGTTCAAAAAACTCTGCCAGAGACAACCCGACTTCAGATGTTAGACCCAATGAAGGCGATTCCGCATGATGATATGATGAAATTGCTGAAATTTTGTTGGGAATGGCGCCATAACCCAAAGTAAGTCCCTTGTTTTTTGAGTAGAAGGCATgagtgtatatattttttaattgttgtgttctaaaacttttttatattccTAGTTTGGTGATGCAATTTGGCAACGTGGAGGCTGAGATTAAATTCTTCGCTTCCCTCGTCAAAGCTGACGGTTGGCTGAAAGGAGATGTAAGtttaattgattatgcatttgttttaatgtacatagattatgagattgacaagaaaaacatgtgCAGCACattgatttggttttgtaTCTCATCCAGAAGCGACAACAAGAGTTGGAGGAAATAGAAATATCGGACTGGACAACGACCgatgtattttttatggtaTGTCATAGGCCTTGACCAAGTGCTGttaataattacaaattatcCATACTTGCTTTGTGGAGGTGTTTAACCAttgattgttttctatttCACATAATCATATCCATACTTGCTTTGcagataataaaagaaaaaaagagtaggTTGGgtggaaaattaaaaacagtTTACTGAACGTTGTAAATGGCAAGGTTCCGGCGTGTGGGATGGATTGGCAGAACGCGTATAAGGTGTATGCCCCTTGAATGTTGACGAAGTACAAGCATTGGGTGGCTATAATGATTGATCTGGTTAAGTGTGAAATCAAAGTGTACGATTCAATGGTTTCACTTATTCCATATGAGATCTTAAAGGAAGAACTCGCAGTGCTTTCAATTACGATTCCAAATCTTCTCAACACCATTGACTTTTATGCAGAAGGTGTTTACGCAAACGATTGCAGCCGAGATTGGTGCTGTCCGTGGCCAATAGAACGTGTGGATATTCCACAATAGTCTAATCAGTAAGcacaactttttatttaattttattactttaaaATATCATTAGTTGAATTGATCGAGTTCTTGTTTTACTTCAGAGGCGATTGTGGCATATTCGTGTTGAAGTACATTGAGCTTTTGAGCGCTGAGATTCCGTTAGCTACTTGCACCTCGCAGAACATGCCCttttttagttgaaattggCTACAGAGATAGCACGGGAAGATGCTTACATGCCATGATATTGGTTGAACTTGGTTTAGGTACATGATGATTAAATAGGTTTTGggaatgtccaatttcaaactcATGTAAATACACAATAGAGACCTACGGGTCCTTTTTGAATTCTACCTCTGCTTCTCAATTCTTCTTCGTATTTCTCAATCTTAGTGTATTTTTCTACATAATTTTAGGTTTAAGTTATTGGACAATAACAATTAGAACCAAAATAGTGGCAAATATTATACCGGATGCATGCTTTCATTTTGATTAGTGTGATACTATGCTGCGTTTATTCTCATATTGTGCTAAATGTATATGCAGCTGGATGCAGAGCATagacaaaaaaatgaagaatctGAAATGGAGATGCTGAGGCTTGGTGAGGAGAAAAGTAAATGGATTTGTAAATCTATTGCACGTGGGCAATCTAAATGGATAGGCAGATGAGTTTTTGAAGTTAGACACATGTCATTCCCATACATAGAATGTGCCTATGGAGTGTAAAGTTTTTTTGGAtttaatgaaacaaaacaTCTGTGTAATATTAGCCTAACTCCTTCACGACATTTACATAACCTTAACCAAACTGCATTGAATTGGGATTTAAAGACTGCATATGTGAATTGGGATTTAAAGACTGCATATGTGAATTGGGACTGATGGCTTTTTAAGTGTATTACATCATTGCAAAGTGATATGTCATCATTTATGCAAGTCACCATTCCAAATATCATATCCCAATCTTTAAGCCGTTCAACATGCCTTGACTTAATCGTAATGGGTTGCATCTTAATAAGGTAATTCTGTAAGGGGAATAAGCGGCTAAGGCCTCGCCTCTAATGTTTTATTCAACTATGccctttttataaaaacacatgaaaaaaTGTCCCCAGGTGCAATGCTATAAAAACTCCCTATTGATCCCGTACCGCCCTTCGGGTTTGAATCCATCTCTCCTTTATAATCGGTTAATAAattcattgattttctttattttattggttttgGGCAGCTCAGTAGCATAAAAGTAATGTATATTGGTGCGTCTATATTGCATGTCTGTTGCGTCTATATTGCTTCTCTATTGCGTGCATATCTTACATTTATTGTATgtgtattgattgtttattgcttACGAAGGAAATAAACAACAATACAAAGGCAACAGACAATcaatatacacacaacagACAAACAATATACACGCAATAGATATGCAATATACACTcaatagacatgcaatatacatCAGTCCCCAATTACACCAACCATAAGGAAGTCGTATTGAACATGAAATTATACTTAACAATTGTTCTTCctactaaaagaaagaataaggaCCGTTTCCCTCCTTAAATCTTACTTGAGTGGTACTTTTGCCTCCAATAAACATGCAATATTGGAGCAATAACATGCGATATACATGCAGCAAataatcaataaaccttcaataaacattcaatatcggttcaataacatgcgaaatacatgcagttaacaatcaataaaccttcaataaacatgtaaacgatcaataaaccttcaataaacattcaatatcggttcaataacatgcgaaatacatgcagttaacaatcaataaaccttcaataaacatgtaaacaatcaataaaactTCAATAAATATTCAATATTGGTTCAATAACATGCGAAGTACATACAgttaacaatcaataaactttcaataaacatgtaaacaatcaataaaccttcaataaacattcaatatcggAGCAATAAAATGCGAAGTACATGcagtaaacaatcaataaaccttcaataaataTTCAATATCATGCGATTTACATGtagtaaacaatcaataaactttAAGTATACGCAAATAAACAATCTATATACACTGAATAATTATGcaattttcagaaaaaatGTATTGTTTTATTATTGCATCGTATTGGCCCTGTATTGTGATTTTATCGTCTTCGTAtgacttcattttttttaaagtaagtCTTGGAAAGTTTTTGCTAGGTTTCAGACAAATAAATGCTTTTGTTTAAATTCAATGCCAATTCACCtatttcaagaacaaaaattacaaaatgggTTTGAAAACTCATTGGTGGTGCGTGCAACATGTCTTGTTGGGGAGAACTTTCACAATCCTTGAAACCGTGCACTTAATTGGTCATTTAAAGAACAAATAATATGACAAttgatacaactaataaaactaaTACCAAGTCCTTAATAGACTTCAGCATATTCAGCACTGTAGCATCAAACGTGTCATCTTGCTGCTCTGCTTTAGCGGAGGTTACATCAACCCATTCGAATCCATTGCAACTGGTGGCTCCCTAATTGCAGGCATCATATATGCAAAATAATTCTGTCAGAGTTAGACCTATGTTTTTTTCACCCACATACATAttcttgaaatgaaaacttacATAGGAGGTTAGACACTTCCAAAATGGCTTCCCTCGATTTTTATCTGATTTTGAAACTCGAAGCACCATTGTAGCTCCACAATACTGACATCTCTTTGTTTGACCGGGAGATGAAGACGAAGACATGTTGAATCTTCTCACTTGTACCTCTTCTCACTCAGATCTTCTTACTGAAACCTCTTCGGACTCATACCTTCTCACTCATAGTTCTCAGTCATACCCCTTCACTCATAACCCTAAACTTCtcactcagctctctctcatctctgcccAAATCGAATTATATCCTTCTTTTCTGTGTGTAGGTGGGTTGGTCACGATCTGGACACCTGTACCGTCAGAATTGTGTTAATCTGAAAATTGAGGGGACACTGcttgaaatatattattttatttatatttcattaaggCAACTAGTTGGATAAGAATCCATCATCATTAGTTCCATTATAATAACATTACTAGGGGTAGTTTGGtgtgggaaaatgaaaaagtatctGATGGGACCTTCTATGACTAGTCAGTAATCCATCATATTTGTATCAATGAATTTGATGGCgggaaaatcctaaaaatggcTATGCAAATAGGTTATTACTTGACTTTTTGACTGTCTGACtctctttgcattttgatgacgttttcccttcttttgtcTTGAGTTTTAGGGTGTTGGgttcaatttctttaaaaatggtCAACTTGGAAAAACCCCAAGTGGAAACACCTTTTTAAAACACTACAAACAGAGgctaaaacaaaaccaaaaccccatATATTCTCATTTCTCCCCTCTTCCACTCCTCAAATCGTTCCATTCCAAAAACATTTCAACGAATTCGAAATATTTCACTACActcggaggaaagagaaggaagcatcTCCATTTGGATATGCCCCTAGCCTTCATCCCGGAGTTAGCTTGGTTTAAAGTGATGTTATACGTGGCAATCCAATCATCGGAAGATCTCTTCTGTATGGCATCTGTGTGCCCATTGTTCCATACGTTGGCAAACACTCCACAAGTGTGGAACACCATTTCAATGGCAAAGTACCCAGACCATCCTAGCTGGTACCATGCCAGTCCCGCGGTCCAGCATTTCTTGCAACAATGCAGGGCTTGCGATAACCCTGAGTCGATATTTAGAGAAGCATTCGAAGTGTTTTTCATGCAGGGTAAGGTGGAAGCGTTGTATGGGATGCGCATTGCAGCCACGGCAGGCCATATGGAAGCGGCATATCTAGTTGGACTACTTGGCATGTCCGGAATTGGTCAGTCAAAAGAGGATGCATTAGAATTCTTGTGTTCTTCGAATCAACATAACAACATTGATATAAAAGGAACCAGGGATGCTTTGAGACGAAGATTAAGCCGAGTTTTCTCTGTTGAAAGACATATTGTAGATATGTTTTACTATGGGAAGATTAAGTTCAATCACTGCAGCGCTTGTAACAACAACGAATGGTGTTTTGTTATTCAAGGCTGGCCTACTGAAGAAAAGATAAATCCTACCTTCTGGACTTTTTGCAATCGATGCAAATGGCACCATGAGagtattttttggttcaaGGTGATGCATGTGTATGTTGTGCTAGGGAATCCATACCCTTATAATTAGTTGTAGTATGTTTTTACGGTTTTTAAGCATTGTGGACTTGCTTCTCTTCAATTCTAGGTTGGCTGGCTACGTTGTACAAATGTTGTTTAAATGTTGGGTTTTAATACattttgtttggtgtttgtgcTGTCATAAACcgctttatatataaatgtataatatatatatagtggaaTGATTACTGACATCATAGACGGCTACGAATGACATGTTACTGACACAGATATTTTGCACAACTGCAATCTTAATATTTGGTAAACGAAAAGGCATGCATGGAGTGA
Proteins encoded in this window:
- the LOC109950813 gene encoding uncharacterized protein LOC109950813 — encoded protein: MLHNDALVINIQIAQAVSDRIYSNEGSVANILRLEVIQLMGLETKINKSARSLTGFNGPTTVTMGKIDLDVYSPTVISWQTFMVIDKVSPYNDILGRPWIGKINAITSATHQKIRYLILRGGIDQINSDWAIVRKCLVQELKKSKQTQFLPVNQADLKGAEQTKEKAEPIPDSQADKKGKGRATS